One part of the Rhizobium rhizogenes genome encodes these proteins:
- a CDS encoding mannitol dehydrogenase family protein, giving the protein MTCKLSLATLDEAGKTAAIPAYSRADLSAGIVHFGVGNFHRAHQAVYLDDLFNTGTDHDFAIIGAGVLPSDAVMREKLAAQDFLTTVVEQDNNRTGARVTGPMIDILQVGDTKTIIDTLADPKIRIVSMTITEGGYFIDASGSFNPQHPAIAEDGKNPAAPKTVFGLIVAGLKARRDKGLQAFTVMSCDNIPHNGKVTKNAVVGLAALSDPAFANWIGENVAFPNSMVDRITPATGERERTIARDDFGIEDNWPVFCEEFKQWVMEDNFPAGRPALEKAGVQFVSDVAPYEHMKIRILNGGHAAIAYPAALLDIHFVHEAMEHPLIRAFLAKLENEEIIPVIPPVPDTNLADYFALIERRFLNPKIGDTIPRLAQDGSNRQPKFILPSTADRLARGEDIVGLSLVSALWCRYFQGTSDSGREIAFNDASAERLQAAAIKAKDDPMAFLALEDIFGAVAESELFRKRFAHALKTLWQEGTAKTLQLYLDDKLAEK; this is encoded by the coding sequence ATGACATGCAAACTCTCCCTCGCAACGCTTGACGAAGCCGGAAAAACCGCGGCGATTCCGGCCTATTCCCGTGCTGATCTCTCCGCCGGCATCGTGCATTTCGGCGTTGGTAATTTCCACCGCGCCCATCAGGCGGTCTATCTGGATGATCTGTTCAATACGGGCACGGACCATGACTTCGCCATCATCGGTGCGGGCGTGCTGCCGTCGGATGCAGTGATGCGCGAAAAGCTTGCCGCGCAGGATTTCCTGACCACTGTTGTGGAGCAGGACAATAACCGCACCGGCGCGCGCGTTACCGGGCCGATGATCGACATTCTGCAGGTCGGCGACACCAAGACCATCATCGATACGCTCGCCGATCCGAAGATTCGCATCGTCTCGATGACGATTACCGAGGGTGGTTATTTCATCGATGCCTCCGGTTCCTTCAACCCGCAGCATCCGGCCATTGCCGAAGACGGGAAGAACCCGGCTGCGCCAAAAACCGTGTTCGGCCTCATCGTCGCCGGGCTGAAGGCGCGGCGGGATAAAGGGCTGCAAGCCTTCACCGTCATGTCCTGCGACAACATTCCACATAATGGCAAGGTCACGAAAAATGCCGTGGTTGGGCTGGCGGCCTTGTCCGATCCGGCCTTTGCCAACTGGATCGGCGAAAATGTCGCTTTCCCCAATTCCATGGTCGACCGCATTACGCCTGCTACCGGCGAGCGCGAACGCACTATCGCCCGCGACGATTTCGGCATCGAGGACAATTGGCCGGTCTTCTGCGAAGAGTTCAAGCAATGGGTGATGGAGGATAATTTTCCCGCCGGTCGCCCGGCGCTCGAAAAGGCCGGCGTGCAGTTCGTCTCCGATGTTGCGCCCTATGAGCACATGAAAATCCGCATCCTCAATGGCGGCCATGCGGCAATCGCCTATCCGGCGGCTTTGCTCGACATTCATTTCGTGCACGAGGCCATGGAACATCCGCTGATCCGGGCATTTCTGGCAAAGCTTGAAAATGAAGAGATCATCCCGGTCATTCCGCCGGTTCCCGATACAAATCTTGCCGATTATTTCGCGCTGATCGAACGGCGTTTCCTCAATCCGAAGATCGGCGACACCATTCCGCGTCTGGCGCAGGACGGCTCCAACCGCCAGCCGAAATTCATCCTGCCTTCCACCGCCGACCGGCTGGCGCGCGGCGAGGATATCGTCGGCCTTTCGCTGGTTTCGGCGCTGTGGTGCCGTTATTTCCAGGGCACCTCCGACAGCGGCAGGGAAATCGCCTTCAACGATGCCAGCGCCGAGCGGCTTCAGGCGGCGGCGATCAAGGCCAAGGACGATCCGATGGCCTTTCTCGCGCTTGAGGATATCTTCGGAGCAGTTGCCGAATCGGAGCTTTTCCGTAAACGCTTTGCCCATGCATTGAAGACGCTGTGGCAAGAAGGCACGGCGAAGACCTTGCAGCTTTATCTGGATGACAAGCTGGCTGAAAAGTGA
- a CDS encoding L-iditol 2-dehydrogenase, whose amino-acid sequence MTGRLEGKSALITGSARGIGRAFAEAYLREGATVAIADIDFERASRTAREIGENAYPVELDVTKQHSIDTAIRTVEGQAGGLDILINNAALFDLAPIVEIKRESYERLFSINVSGTLFMMQAAAKTMIARGKGGKIINMASQAGRRGEALVAVYCATKAAVISLTQSAGLDLIKHGINVNAIAPGVVDGEHWDGVDALFAKYENRPAGEKKRLVGEAVPFGRMGRAEDLTGMAIFLASDEAEYIVAQTYNVDGGNWMS is encoded by the coding sequence ATGACGGGGAGACTGGAGGGCAAATCCGCGCTGATAACCGGCTCGGCGCGCGGTATCGGCCGCGCCTTCGCCGAAGCCTATCTGCGCGAGGGTGCGACGGTCGCCATCGCCGACATCGATTTTGAGCGGGCGAGCAGGACCGCCCGCGAGATCGGCGAGAACGCCTATCCCGTCGAACTCGATGTGACCAAACAGCATTCCATCGACACCGCCATCCGCACCGTGGAAGGCCAGGCGGGCGGGCTCGATATCCTCATCAACAATGCCGCACTCTTTGACCTCGCACCGATTGTCGAGATCAAACGCGAGAGCTACGAGCGGCTGTTTTCGATCAACGTATCCGGCACGCTGTTCATGATGCAGGCCGCCGCAAAAACAATGATTGCTCGGGGAAAAGGCGGCAAGATCATCAACATGGCAAGCCAGGCGGGCCGGCGCGGTGAGGCCTTGGTGGCGGTTTATTGCGCCACCAAGGCCGCCGTCATCAGCCTCACGCAATCGGCCGGTCTCGATCTCATCAAGCACGGCATCAACGTCAATGCGATTGCGCCCGGTGTGGTCGATGGCGAGCACTGGGACGGTGTGGATGCACTGTTTGCGAAATATGAAAACCGCCCCGCCGGTGAAAAGAAGCGGCTGGTCGGCGAGGCCGTGCCCTTCGGCCGCATGGGCCGTGCCGAAGACCTGACCGGCATGGCGATCTTCCTTGCCTCCGATGAGGCCGAATACATCGTCGCCCAGACCTACAATGTCGATGGCGGCAACTGGATGAGCTGA
- a CDS encoding ABC transporter ATP-binding protein translates to MGSISLQNVSKLFGEAKVIPSIDLDINDGEFVVFVGPSGCGKSTLLRLIAGLEDVSGGKIVIDGNDATEKAPAERGLAMVFQSYALYPHMSVRNNIAFPLKMAKLDKAIINKKVEDAARVLNLTDYLERRPSQLSGGQRQRVAIGRAIVREPKAFLFDEPLSNLDAALRGTMRLEISELHNTLKTTMIYVTHDQVEAMTMADKIVVLNRGNIEQVGSPMELYRTPANLFVAGFIGSPRMNLITGDFARSKGATTAGVRPEHLLLSKESGLWQGKVTVAEHLGSDTFLHLEVSGIGPITARTDGEFECRHGDTVFITPDETKIHRFDEKGVAI, encoded by the coding sequence ATGGGCAGCATTTCCCTTCAGAACGTGTCCAAGCTCTTCGGTGAGGCGAAAGTCATCCCGTCGATCGATCTCGATATCAACGACGGCGAGTTCGTCGTCTTCGTCGGTCCCTCCGGCTGCGGCAAGTCCACGCTTTTGCGCCTCATCGCCGGGCTGGAGGACGTCTCCGGCGGAAAGATCGTCATCGACGGCAATGACGCCACCGAAAAGGCGCCGGCCGAGCGCGGCCTTGCCATGGTGTTCCAGTCCTATGCGCTTTATCCGCATATGAGTGTCAGGAACAACATCGCCTTCCCGCTGAAGATGGCCAAGCTCGACAAGGCGATCATCAACAAAAAGGTCGAAGACGCCGCCCGGGTGCTGAACCTCACCGATTATCTCGAACGCCGGCCCTCGCAGCTCTCAGGCGGCCAGCGCCAGCGTGTCGCCATCGGCCGCGCCATCGTGCGCGAGCCGAAAGCCTTCCTGTTCGACGAGCCGCTCTCCAACCTCGATGCGGCGCTGCGCGGCACCATGCGGCTGGAAATCTCCGAGCTGCACAACACGCTGAAGACAACGATGATCTACGTCACCCACGACCAGGTGGAGGCCATGACCATGGCCGACAAGATCGTCGTCCTCAACCGCGGCAATATCGAGCAGGTCGGTTCGCCGATGGAGCTTTACCGCACCCCCGCCAACCTCTTCGTCGCCGGCTTTATCGGCTCACCGCGCATGAACCTCATCACCGGTGACTTTGCCCGCAGCAAGGGTGCCACCACCGCCGGCGTGCGGCCCGAACATCTGCTGCTGTCGAAGGAAAGCGGGCTGTGGCAGGGCAAGGTCACCGTTGCCGAACATCTCGGATCGGATACCTTCCTGCATCTCGAGGTGTCAGGTATCGGCCCGATCACCGCCCGCACTGACGGCGAGTTCGAATGCAGGCATGGCGATACCGTCTTCATCACCCCGGATGAGACCAAGATACACAGGTTTGATGAGAAGGGTGTGGCAATATGA
- a CDS encoding carbohydrate ABC transporter permease, translated as MARKTTTRAKIGFSIAAWAVALLLFFPILYAFLTSLKTEPEAIAGFSLIPSGTFENYVTVQTQRDYFKPFMNSVVLSLGSTIIALIIAIPAAWAMAFSPTKRTKDILMWMLSTKMMPAVAVLVPIYLIFRNAGLLDTRIGLTIMLTFINLPIVIWMLYTYFREIPGEILEAARMDGASLWNEIVHVLTPMAVPGIASTLLLNVILAWNEAFWTIRLTTTNAAPLTAFIASFSSPQGLFWAKLSAASMMAIAPILVIGWFSQKQLVRGLTFGAVK; from the coding sequence ATGGCCCGCAAGACAACCACTCGTGCGAAGATCGGCTTTTCCATCGCGGCCTGGGCCGTGGCGCTGTTGCTGTTCTTCCCGATCCTTTATGCCTTCCTCACCTCGCTCAAGACCGAGCCGGAGGCGATCGCCGGCTTCAGCCTCATTCCCTCGGGCACCTTCGAGAATTACGTGACGGTCCAGACCCAGCGCGATTACTTCAAGCCCTTCATGAACTCGGTGGTGCTGTCGCTCGGCTCGACGATCATCGCGCTGATCATCGCCATTCCCGCCGCCTGGGCCATGGCGTTCTCGCCGACCAAGCGCACCAAGGACATTTTGATGTGGATGCTCTCCACCAAGATGATGCCGGCCGTCGCCGTGCTGGTGCCGATCTATCTGATCTTCCGCAATGCCGGCCTGCTCGATACCCGCATTGGCCTCACCATCATGCTGACCTTCATCAACCTGCCGATCGTCATCTGGATGCTCTACACCTACTTCCGGGAAATTCCCGGCGAGATCCTCGAGGCCGCCCGCATGGATGGCGCATCCCTGTGGAACGAGATCGTGCATGTGCTCACACCAATGGCGGTGCCGGGCATTGCCTCGACGCTGCTCTTGAACGTCATCCTTGCCTGGAACGAAGCCTTCTGGACCATCCGGCTGACGACCACCAATGCAGCACCGCTGACGGCCTTCATCGCCTCCTTCTCGAGCCCGCAGGGGCTGTTCTGGGCAAAACTCTCGGCCGCCTCGATGATGGCGATCGCCCCCATTCTCGTCATCGGCTGGTTCTCGCAGAAACAACTCGTGCGTGGCCTGACCTTTGGCGCCGTGAAATAA
- a CDS encoding carbohydrate ABC transporter permease: MATRNTSGLARVMLAPSVLLLLVWMIVPLAMTLWFSFQNYNLLNPANVSFAGLFNYQYFYTDPAFFQSIWNTLLIVGGVLAITVIGGIAIALLLDNDIFGQGIVRIMIISPFFVMPPVAALVWKNMIMHPGYGVLADLSRFFGLQPVDWFAQFPLLSIIIIVAWQWLPFATLILLTALQSLDGEQKEAAEMDGANFVNRFIYLTLPHLSRAITVVILIQTIFLLGVYAEILVTTNGGPGYASTNLAFLIYRTALLGYDVGGASAGGIIAVILANIVAIFLMRAVGKNLDR; encoded by the coding sequence ATGGCAACTCGAAACACGAGCGGTCTGGCGCGGGTGATGCTTGCGCCATCGGTGCTGTTATTGCTGGTGTGGATGATCGTGCCTCTGGCGATGACGCTGTGGTTCTCGTTCCAGAACTACAATCTCCTCAACCCGGCCAATGTCAGCTTCGCGGGTCTGTTCAATTACCAGTATTTCTACACCGACCCGGCCTTCTTCCAGTCGATCTGGAACACGCTTTTGATTGTCGGCGGCGTGCTTGCGATCACCGTCATCGGCGGCATCGCCATTGCGCTCCTGCTCGACAATGACATTTTCGGCCAGGGCATCGTGCGCATCATGATCATCTCGCCCTTCTTCGTCATGCCGCCGGTGGCCGCATTGGTGTGGAAGAACATGATCATGCATCCCGGTTACGGCGTGCTTGCCGATCTCTCACGCTTCTTCGGTCTGCAGCCGGTCGACTGGTTTGCACAATTTCCGCTGCTCTCCATCATCATCATCGTCGCCTGGCAATGGCTGCCGTTTGCGACGCTGATCCTGCTCACCGCCCTGCAGTCGCTCGATGGCGAGCAGAAGGAAGCCGCCGAGATGGATGGCGCCAACTTCGTCAACCGCTTCATCTACCTGACCCTGCCGCATCTGTCGCGCGCCATCACCGTCGTCATCCTGATCCAGACGATCTTCCTGCTCGGCGTCTACGCGGAAATCCTCGTCACCACCAATGGCGGACCGGGTTATGCCTCCACCAACCTCGCCTTCCTCATCTATCGCACCGCACTTCTGGGTTACGACGTCGGCGGCGCTTCGGCCGGCGGCATCATCGCCGTCATCCTCGCCAATATCGTCGCCATCTTCCTGATGCGCGCCGTCGGCAAGAACCTCGACCGGTAA
- a CDS encoding sugar ABC transporter substrate-binding protein: MTLKTILLGACSALAFTTLASAETLTIATVNNGDMIRMQGLTSDFTTKNPDIKVEWVTLEENVLRERVTTDIATNGGQYDIMTIGNYEVPIWAKQGWLLPLEKLGDKYDVDDILPAIRGGLSAEGKLYAAPFYGESAMIMYRKDLFEKAGLKMPENPTWEFIGDAARKITDRKADINGMCLRGKAGWGENMAFISALTNSFGGRWFDENWKPQFDQPEWKSSLQFYVDLMKDAGPSGASSNGFNENLTLFQQGKCGMWIDATVAASFVSNPKDSTVADKVGYALFPTHGELKNHGNWLWSWNLAIPKSSQKAEAAEKFIAWATSKDYTTLVASKEGWANVPPGTRTSLYKNADYEKAAAFAKPTLAAMDAADITKPTVKPVPYTGGQFVAIPEFQALGTTVGQLFSAVVAGQSSVDDALAGAQSTATREMTRAGYIK, from the coding sequence ATGACACTGAAGACCATTTTGCTGGGCGCATGCTCGGCCCTCGCCTTTACCACCCTTGCTTCCGCTGAAACGCTGACCATCGCGACCGTGAACAACGGCGACATGATCCGCATGCAGGGTCTGACCTCGGACTTCACCACCAAGAACCCGGACATCAAGGTCGAATGGGTAACGCTTGAGGAAAACGTCCTGCGTGAGCGCGTGACGACCGATATCGCCACCAATGGCGGCCAATACGACATCATGACCATCGGTAACTATGAAGTGCCGATCTGGGCCAAGCAGGGTTGGCTGCTGCCACTCGAAAAGCTCGGCGATAAATACGATGTCGATGACATTCTGCCGGCGATCCGTGGCGGTCTTTCCGCCGAGGGCAAGCTTTATGCAGCACCCTTCTACGGCGAATCCGCCATGATCATGTATCGCAAGGACCTGTTTGAAAAAGCCGGCCTGAAGATGCCTGAAAACCCGACCTGGGAATTCATCGGTGACGCCGCCCGCAAGATTACCGACCGCAAGGCCGATATCAACGGCATGTGCCTGCGCGGCAAGGCCGGCTGGGGCGAGAACATGGCGTTCATCAGCGCCCTCACCAACTCCTTCGGTGGCCGCTGGTTCGATGAAAACTGGAAGCCGCAGTTCGATCAGCCGGAGTGGAAAAGCTCCCTGCAGTTTTATGTTGATCTGATGAAGGATGCCGGTCCGTCGGGCGCCTCCTCCAACGGCTTCAACGAAAACCTGACGCTGTTCCAGCAGGGCAAATGCGGCATGTGGATCGATGCCACGGTCGCTGCCTCCTTCGTGTCAAACCCGAAGGATTCGACCGTTGCTGACAAGGTCGGTTATGCGCTCTTCCCGACGCATGGCGAACTGAAGAACCATGGCAACTGGTTGTGGTCCTGGAACCTTGCCATCCCGAAGAGCTCGCAGAAGGCGGAAGCTGCCGAAAAGTTCATCGCCTGGGCAACCAGCAAGGACTACACCACGCTCGTCGCTTCCAAGGAAGGCTGGGCAAACGTGCCTCCGGGCACACGCACCTCGCTTTACAAGAACGCCGATTATGAAAAGGCCGCCGCCTTCGCCAAGCCGACGCTTGCCGCCATGGATGCTGCCGATATTACCAAGCCGACTGTAAAGCCCGTGCCTTATACCGGCGGTCAGTTTGTGGCGATCCCGGAATTCCAGGCGCTCGGCACCACTGTCGGTCAGCTGTTCTCGGCGGTCGTTGCCGGTCAGTCCAGTGTTGACGATGCGCTTGCGGGCGCCCAGTCGACTGCGACGCGTGAAATGACCCGCGCCGGTTACATCAAGTAA
- a CDS encoding sugar-binding transcriptional regulator: MARRNDAHGRLDDAARAGWLYYVAGRTQDEIAAAMGISRQSAQRLVSLAVAERLIKVRLDHPIAACLEKAERLKEKFDLRYIEVVPSDPAGVSSTVGIAEAGAAEIERWLKNADPIVLAIGTGRTLKAAVDQLPPMECPQHRIVSLTGNIGPDGSAAYYNVIFSMADAIKARHFPMPLPVLCSSAEERELLHDQSMVRSTLALGSAANVTFVGVGELGENAPLCVDGFLGVDEMKALMASGAVGEICGWMYDANGRILEHSVNERVASVPIPSRETCTVIGMAQGVRKHASILAALRGGLLNGLITDEVTSEYLLTH, encoded by the coding sequence ATGGCCAGACGAAACGACGCACATGGACGGCTGGACGATGCGGCCCGTGCCGGCTGGCTTTATTATGTCGCCGGCCGCACGCAGGATGAGATCGCCGCCGCCATGGGTATTTCCCGGCAATCGGCACAGCGGCTGGTGTCGCTCGCCGTCGCCGAGCGGCTGATCAAGGTCCGGCTCGATCATCCCATCGCCGCCTGTCTCGAAAAAGCCGAACGCCTTAAGGAAAAATTCGACCTTAGATATATCGAGGTGGTGCCGAGCGATCCGGCCGGTGTTTCCTCGACCGTCGGCATCGCCGAGGCCGGGGCGGCGGAGATCGAGCGCTGGCTGAAAAATGCCGATCCCATCGTGCTCGCCATTGGCACCGGCCGTACCTTGAAGGCCGCCGTGGACCAACTGCCGCCGATGGAATGCCCGCAGCACCGCATCGTGTCGCTGACGGGCAATATCGGCCCGGATGGGTCGGCGGCCTATTATAACGTCATCTTCAGCATGGCCGATGCCATCAAGGCCCGGCATTTTCCGATGCCGCTGCCGGTCCTGTGTTCTTCTGCGGAAGAGCGCGAATTGCTGCACGACCAGTCCATGGTGCGCTCCACGCTGGCACTTGGGTCCGCCGCCAATGTCACCTTTGTCGGGGTCGGTGAACTCGGCGAAAACGCGCCGCTCTGCGTCGATGGCTTCCTGGGTGTCGATGAGATGAAGGCCCTGATGGCCAGCGGTGCAGTCGGCGAGATCTGCGGCTGGATGTATGATGCCAATGGCCGCATTCTTGAGCACTCCGTCAACGAGCGCGTCGCCTCCGTTCCCATCCCTTCCCGAGAGACCTGCACGGTCATTGGCATGGCGCAGGGTGTCCGCAAGCACGCCTCGATTCTGGCGGCGCTGAGGGGTGGTCTGCTGAACGGCCTCATCACCGATGAAGTGACGAGCGAATATTTGCTCACGCATTGA
- a CDS encoding ABC transporter ATP-binding protein — translation MLLAATSMEQTGGSVSPVLSVQNLTTSFRVDGGWKSVVRNMSFEIAPRETVAIVGESGSGKSVTSLSIMRLLDKKTSRIEGKVMLGGRDLLALPEEEMRKVRGKDISMIFQEPMTSLNPIFPIGKQIAEALTVHQDISSSAARAEVIRLLEKVRIPNAKNRFDDYPHQFSGGMRQRVMIAMALASKPKLLIADEPTTALDVTIQGQILDLIKQLQEEEGMSVLFITHDMGVVAEVADRTIVMFRGDVVETGSTDDIFHRGHHPYTRALLSAVPKLGSMKERALPARFPIIDIKTGESQPVVEVKDTVSGGRTPILSVKDLTTRFDIRSGLFGRKSGAVHAVEKVSFDLAEGETLSLVGESGCGKSTTGRSITRLIEPTSGNVMLDGYEVLKLDKTTLRTMRRSVQMIFQDPFASLDPRMSIGTAIMEPFIEHRLGTKQQAREKAADLLEKVGLSPDMMRRFPHEFSGGQRQRIAIARSLMLDPKVIVADEAVSALDVSIKAQVCNLLLDLQQSLNLAFLFISHDMAVVERVSHRVAVMYLGEIVEIGPRAAVFDNPQHPYTKKLMSAVPVPDPARRQIRRNMATDEIKSPIRPVDYVPPQRHYREVSAGHLVQEAA, via the coding sequence ATGCTTTTGGCGGCGACATCAATGGAACAGACCGGCGGCTCGGTCAGCCCGGTTTTATCGGTTCAGAATCTCACCACCTCCTTCCGCGTCGATGGCGGCTGGAAATCCGTGGTCCGCAATATGAGTTTCGAGATCGCACCGCGCGAAACGGTGGCGATCGTTGGTGAAAGCGGCTCGGGCAAGAGCGTCACCTCGCTCTCCATCATGCGGCTCCTCGATAAAAAGACGAGCCGGATCGAAGGCAAGGTCATGCTCGGCGGGCGCGACCTGCTGGCGCTGCCGGAAGAGGAGATGCGCAAGGTTCGCGGCAAGGACATTTCGATGATCTTCCAGGAACCGATGACCAGCCTCAACCCGATCTTCCCGATCGGCAAGCAGATCGCCGAAGCGTTGACCGTGCATCAGGATATTTCCTCTTCCGCCGCGCGCGCCGAGGTCATCCGCCTGCTTGAGAAAGTCCGTATTCCCAATGCGAAGAACCGTTTCGACGATTATCCGCACCAGTTTTCCGGCGGCATGCGCCAGCGTGTGATGATCGCCATGGCGCTCGCCTCCAAGCCGAAGCTGCTGATAGCCGACGAGCCGACGACGGCGCTGGATGTGACCATTCAGGGCCAGATTCTCGACCTCATCAAGCAATTGCAGGAAGAGGAGGGCATGTCGGTCCTGTTCATCACCCATGATATGGGCGTGGTGGCGGAAGTGGCTGACCGTACCATCGTCATGTTCCGTGGTGATGTCGTGGAAACCGGTTCCACCGACGATATCTTCCATCGCGGCCACCATCCCTATACGCGCGCTTTGCTTTCGGCGGTGCCGAAGCTCGGTTCGATGAAGGAAAGGGCGCTGCCGGCGCGTTTCCCGATCATCGATATCAAGACCGGCGAGAGCCAGCCTGTGGTCGAGGTCAAGGATACTGTCTCCGGCGGTCGGACGCCCATTCTCTCGGTCAAGGACCTGACAACCCGTTTCGATATCCGCTCCGGCCTTTTCGGCCGTAAATCCGGTGCCGTGCATGCGGTGGAAAAGGTCTCCTTCGATCTGGCCGAGGGCGAGACGCTGTCGCTGGTCGGTGAATCCGGTTGCGGCAAATCCACGACGGGGCGGTCGATCACCCGGCTGATCGAACCGACATCCGGCAATGTCATGCTAGACGGTTACGAGGTGCTGAAGCTCGATAAGACGACGCTGCGCACCATGCGCCGCAGCGTGCAGATGATCTTCCAGGACCCCTTCGCCTCGCTCGATCCGCGCATGAGCATCGGCACGGCGATCATGGAGCCCTTTATCGAGCATCGCCTCGGAACCAAACAGCAGGCCCGTGAAAAGGCGGCCGATCTTCTGGAAAAGGTGGGTCTCAGCCCGGATATGATGCGGCGCTTCCCGCATGAGTTCTCCGGCGGTCAGCGCCAGCGCATCGCCATTGCCCGCTCGCTGATGCTCGATCCCAAGGTCATCGTCGCCGACGAGGCGGTTTCCGCGCTCGATGTCTCCATCAAGGCGCAGGTCTGCAACCTGCTGCTCGACCTGCAACAGAGCCTCAACCTCGCTTTCCTGTTCATCAGCCATGATATGGCGGTGGTGGAGCGCGTCAGCCATCGTGTGGCGGTGATGTATCTTGGCGAGATCGTCGAGATCGGCCCGCGCGCGGCGGTTTTCGACAATCCGCAGCATCCCTATACGAAAAAGCTGATGTCCGCCGTTCCGGTGCCGGACCCGGCGCGGCGGCAGATCCGGCGCAATATGGCGACGGACGAGATCAAAAGCCCGATCCGACCGGTGGACTATGTGCCGCCGCAGCGCCATTACCGCGAGGTTTCAGCTGGGCATCTGGTGCAGGAAGCGGCGTGA
- a CDS encoding M20 aminoacylase family protein: MPILNRVAEMQEEVAGWRRHLHEHPELLYDVYETSKFVAEKLKSFGCDVVETGIGKTGVVGIIKGRHGDGPTIGFRSDMDALPILETSGKPWASKTPGKAHSCGHDGHTAMLLGAAQYLAETRNFKGSVAVIFQPAEEGGAGALAMLNDGMMEKFGISQVYGMHNEPGIPVGQFAIRKGSTMAAADSFEIVITGKGSHAAAPHLSIDPVLTSAHVIIALQSIVSRETDPLKSLVVTVATTHGGTAVNVIPGAVTLTGTVRTLLPETRDFAEKRLKEVATATAMAHGATVEVKYHRGYPVTFNHSDETEFATGVAMGVAGANAVNTNPNPHMGAEDFSYMLEARPGAFIFIGNGDTAGLHNAAYDFNDDALPYGISYWVSMAEKALAA, encoded by the coding sequence ATGCCGATATTGAACCGTGTGGCTGAAATGCAGGAAGAAGTTGCCGGCTGGAGGCGCCATCTGCATGAACACCCGGAACTGCTCTACGATGTCTACGAAACATCGAAATTCGTGGCCGAAAAACTGAAATCCTTCGGCTGCGACGTGGTCGAGACCGGCATCGGCAAGACCGGTGTGGTCGGCATCATCAAGGGCCGCCATGGCGATGGCCCGACCATCGGTTTCCGCTCCGACATGGATGCGCTGCCGATCCTCGAGACCAGCGGCAAGCCCTGGGCTTCGAAGACGCCGGGCAAGGCCCATTCCTGTGGTCATGACGGGCACACCGCCATGCTTCTGGGTGCGGCGCAATATCTGGCCGAGACCCGCAATTTCAAGGGTTCCGTGGCCGTGATCTTCCAGCCCGCCGAAGAGGGCGGTGCGGGCGCGCTCGCCATGCTGAATGACGGCATGATGGAAAAATTCGGCATCTCGCAGGTCTATGGCATGCATAACGAGCCAGGCATTCCCGTCGGGCAATTCGCCATCCGCAAGGGTTCGACCATGGCGGCGGCGGATAGTTTCGAGATCGTCATCACCGGCAAGGGCAGCCATGCGGCCGCACCGCATCTCTCCATCGATCCGGTGCTGACCTCGGCGCATGTCATCATCGCTTTGCAATCCATCGTCTCGCGGGAGACGGACCCGCTGAAATCGCTGGTCGTCACCGTCGCCACCACCCATGGCGGCACAGCCGTCAATGTCATTCCCGGTGCGGTGACGCTGACGGGAACGGTGCGCACTTTGCTGCCGGAAACCCGCGATTTCGCCGAAAAGCGCCTGAAGGAAGTGGCGACCGCCACCGCCATGGCGCATGGCGCGACCGTAGAGGTGAAATATCATCGCGGTTATCCCGTCACCTTCAACCACAGTGATGAGACTGAATTTGCGACCGGCGTGGCCATGGGTGTGGCGGGTGCGAACGCCGTCAACACCAATCCCAACCCGCATATGGGTGCCGAGGATTTCTCCTACATGCTGGAAGCCCGCCCCGGCGCCTTCATCTTCATCGGCAATGGCGATACCGCCGGGCTGCATAATGCGGCCTATGATTTCAACGACGATGCGCTGCCTTACGGCATCAGCTACTGGGTTTCGATGGCCGAAAAGGCACTTGCTGCGTAA